In one Cronobacter dublinensis subsp. dublinensis LMG 23823 genomic region, the following are encoded:
- the fliL gene encoding flagellar basal body-associated protein FliL: protein MTDSAITKGKGRKRSIWIPLLVIITLAACATAGYSYWRMQQHGTTAAKAAPEPPPAPVFFALDTFTVNLGDADRVLYVGITLRLKDEATRQRLSDYLPEVRSRLLLLFSRQDASQLATDEGKQKLVEAIKQTLSAPLVAGQPKQVVTDVLYTAFILR, encoded by the coding sequence ATGACTGACAGCGCAATCACCAAAGGTAAAGGCCGTAAACGCTCCATCTGGATCCCGTTACTGGTCATTATAACTCTCGCTGCCTGTGCGACGGCAGGTTACAGCTACTGGCGTATGCAGCAGCATGGCACCACCGCGGCTAAAGCGGCGCCAGAACCGCCGCCAGCGCCGGTCTTTTTCGCCCTCGACACTTTCACGGTGAATCTGGGTGATGCCGACCGCGTGTTGTATGTCGGCATTACGCTGCGCCTGAAAGACGAAGCGACCCGTCAGCGCCTGAGCGACTATCTGCCAGAAGTGCGCAGCCGTCTGCTGCTGCTCTTCTCTCGTCAGGACGCCTCGCAGCTGGCGACAGATGAAGGCAAACAGAAGCTGGTGGAAGCGATCAAACAGACGCTTTCCGCACCGCTGGTGGCAGGACAACCGAAGCAGGTAGTGACTGACGTCCTCTACACTGCCTTTATTCTGCGGTAA
- the fliK gene encoding flagellar hook length control protein FliK, which produces MITLPNVVLTSDVDATSPGAGLKGLDAKGGDAAQDFLALLGQHFSGELTLADGKTVSLAQLQGAGKETLAGKTLADATATLPGTQSDLTRLLDQLTRGDISPADLSLAAGDVQTATTAAQPTLKPAGLDDDKKLSDEDMAALSALFAMLPPAQQPNAAPAVTAQTQAQGVAALGANGFNPTASLTQALGSAKSDAKTSAKSDDAATPLTAAAATAPVTSQTATDVVAPVSTLDKTAADVSSTQVPHNLNLHALSSTTQSQQASAPVMTMPTAQVTAPFGTPDWQNSVSQHISLFTRNGQQSAELHLHPEELGAVQISLKLDDNMAQIQMVSPHSHVRAALEAALPTLRTQLAESGIQLGQSNISSENFSGQQQQNNPQQSASSRGGNGFSLGGEEEAIAAPASLQAAARGNGAVDIFA; this is translated from the coding sequence ATGATTACGTTGCCCAATGTTGTGCTGACCAGCGATGTCGATGCGACGTCGCCTGGCGCCGGTCTGAAAGGCCTCGACGCCAAAGGCGGCGACGCGGCGCAGGATTTCCTGGCGCTGTTAGGCCAGCACTTTTCCGGCGAGCTGACGCTTGCGGACGGTAAAACCGTATCGCTCGCGCAGTTGCAGGGCGCGGGGAAAGAGACGCTGGCGGGTAAAACGCTGGCGGACGCCACGGCGACCCTGCCGGGCACCCAGAGCGATCTGACACGTCTGCTTGACCAGTTGACCCGCGGCGACATCTCGCCTGCCGATCTCTCGCTTGCCGCGGGCGACGTGCAGACCGCGACCACCGCCGCGCAGCCGACGCTGAAACCGGCCGGTCTTGACGACGATAAAAAGCTCAGCGATGAAGACATGGCCGCGTTAAGTGCCCTCTTCGCGATGCTGCCGCCTGCCCAGCAGCCGAACGCGGCGCCTGCCGTAACGGCGCAGACGCAGGCGCAGGGCGTCGCGGCGCTCGGCGCTAACGGTTTTAACCCGACGGCAAGCCTGACCCAGGCGCTCGGCAGTGCGAAAAGCGATGCCAAAACCAGCGCCAAGAGCGATGACGCCGCCACGCCGTTGACGGCCGCCGCCGCCACCGCGCCGGTGACCAGCCAGACCGCGACCGATGTTGTCGCGCCGGTGTCGACGCTTGATAAAACCGCCGCTGACGTCAGCAGCACCCAGGTACCGCACAACCTGAACCTGCACGCGCTCTCTTCGACCACGCAAAGCCAGCAGGCCAGCGCGCCGGTGATGACGATGCCGACCGCCCAGGTCACCGCGCCGTTCGGCACCCCGGACTGGCAGAACTCGGTAAGCCAGCACATTTCGCTGTTTACCCGCAACGGCCAGCAGAGCGCTGAGCTGCATTTACACCCGGAAGAGCTGGGCGCGGTGCAGATTAGCCTGAAGCTTGACGATAATATGGCGCAGATACAGATGGTGTCGCCGCACAGCCACGTGCGCGCCGCCCTCGAAGCGGCGCTGCCGACGCTGCGCACGCAGCTCGCGGAAAGCGGCATTCAGCTGGGTCAGAGCAATATCAGCAGCGAAAACTTTAGCGGTCAGCAGCAGCAAAACAACCCGCAACAGTCTGCCTCTTCACGCGGTGGCAACGGTTTTAGCCTCGGTGGTGAAGAAGAAGCGATTGCCGCTCCGGCAAGCCTTCAGGCGGCCGCTCGCGGCAATGGCGCGGTCGATATCTTTGCCTAA
- a CDS encoding DUF2525 domain-containing protein, whose product MKPENPTPDAPQADIDALLGAIEVISEHEPHTSDRVSPAQADARRQEACRELGEEFELDIRDAGPSEVNR is encoded by the coding sequence ATGAAACCGGAAAACCCAACGCCCGATGCGCCGCAGGCCGATATCGACGCCCTGCTGGGCGCGATTGAGGTTATCAGCGAGCACGAGCCGCATACGTCAGACCGCGTTTCCCCGGCGCAGGCGGATGCGCGCAGGCAGGAAGCGTGTCGGGAGCTTGGCGAGGAGTTCGAACTGGATATCCGCGATGCGGGGCCGAGCGAAGTGAACCGTTAA
- the fliQ gene encoding flagellar biosynthesis protein FliQ: MTPESVMMMGTEAMKVALALAAPLLLVALVTGLFISILQAATQINEMTLSFIPKILAVFVVIVAAGPWMLNLLLDYMRTLFSNLPYIIG, encoded by the coding sequence ATGACGCCAGAATCAGTCATGATGATGGGCACGGAAGCCATGAAAGTCGCGCTCGCGCTCGCCGCGCCGCTCCTGCTGGTCGCGCTGGTGACCGGTCTGTTTATCAGTATTCTGCAGGCGGCCACCCAGATTAACGAAATGACGCTGTCGTTCATTCCTAAAATTCTGGCGGTGTTTGTGGTTATCGTGGCGGCAGGCCCGTGGATGCTTAATCTGCTGCTCGACTACATGCGCACCCTGTTTTCCAACCTGCCGTATATCATCGGCTGA
- the fliP gene encoding flagellar type III secretion system pore protein FliP (The bacterial flagellar biogenesis protein FliP forms a type III secretion system (T3SS)-type pore required for flagellar assembly.) has product MRRWLSLSFLALGLMAAPAMAQLPGLVSQPMSGGGQSWSLPVQTLVFITSLTFLPAILLMMTSFTRIIIVFGLLRNALGTPSAPPNQVLLGLALFLTFFIMSPVIDKIYTDAYQPFSENKISMEVALDRGSQPLREFMLRQTREADLALFAKLANTQPIQGPEAVPMRILLPAYVTSELKTAFQIGFTVFIPFLIIDLVVASVLMALGMMMVPPASIALPFKLMLFVLVDGWQLLVGSLAQSFYS; this is encoded by the coding sequence ATGCGTCGTTGGTTAAGTCTTTCTTTCCTCGCGCTTGGCCTGATGGCCGCGCCGGCGATGGCACAACTGCCGGGTCTTGTCAGCCAGCCGATGTCCGGCGGCGGTCAGAGCTGGTCACTGCCGGTACAGACGCTGGTGTTTATCACCTCGCTGACGTTCCTGCCCGCCATTCTGTTAATGATGACCAGCTTTACGCGCATCATTATCGTCTTCGGCCTGCTGCGTAACGCCCTCGGGACGCCGTCTGCACCGCCAAACCAGGTGTTGCTGGGGCTCGCGCTGTTCCTGACCTTTTTTATCATGTCGCCGGTTATCGATAAGATTTATACCGACGCCTATCAGCCGTTCAGCGAAAACAAAATTTCGATGGAAGTGGCGCTCGATCGCGGTTCGCAACCGCTGCGTGAATTTATGCTGCGCCAGACGCGTGAGGCGGATCTCGCACTGTTCGCGAAGCTTGCCAACACCCAGCCGATTCAGGGTCCGGAAGCCGTGCCGATGCGCATTCTGCTGCCTGCCTATGTGACGAGCGAGCTGAAAACCGCCTTCCAGATTGGCTTTACCGTGTTCATCCCCTTCCTGATTATCGATCTGGTGGTGGCGAGCGTGCTGATGGCGCTCGGGATGATGATGGTGCCGCCGGCGTCTATCGCCCTGCCCTTCAAGCTGATGCTGTTCGTGCTGGTTGACGGCTGGCAGTTGCTTGTCGGTTCGCTTGCCCAAAGCTTTTACAGTTAA
- the fliI gene encoding flagellar protein export ATPase FliI — MTARLTRWLNTLDNFEAKMAQLPSVRRYGRLTRATGLVLEATGLQLPLGATCIIERQEGAQLHEVESEVVGFNGQKLFLMPLEEVEGILPGARVYARGGNGEGLHSSKQLPLGPQLLGRVLDGAGKPLDGLPSPDTETTGALMTPPFNPLQRTPIEDVLDVGVRPINALLTVGRGQRMGLFAGSGVGKSVLLGMMARYTQADVIVVGLIGERGREVKDFIENILGAEGRARSVVIAAPADVSPLLRMQGAAYATRIAEDFRDRGQHVLLIMDSLTRYAMAQREIALAIGEPPATKGYPPSVFAKLPALVERAGNGITGGGSITAFYTVLTEGDDQQDPIADSARAILDGHIVLSRRLAEAGHYPAIDIEASISRVMTSIISESHYARVRNFKQLLSSFQRNRDLVSVGAYAKGSDPMLDRAITLWPQLEAFLQQGIYERSDVEDALQALELIFPSV; from the coding sequence ATGACTGCCCGACTGACTCGCTGGCTCAACACGCTCGATAATTTCGAGGCCAAAATGGCGCAACTGCCGTCCGTGCGCCGCTACGGCCGCCTGACCCGCGCCACCGGTCTGGTGCTGGAAGCGACCGGCCTGCAACTGCCGCTCGGCGCGACCTGCATTATCGAACGTCAGGAAGGCGCGCAGCTCCACGAAGTGGAGAGCGAAGTGGTCGGCTTTAACGGCCAGAAACTGTTTTTGATGCCGCTGGAAGAAGTCGAAGGCATTCTGCCGGGCGCGCGCGTCTATGCGCGTGGCGGTAACGGCGAAGGGTTGCATAGCAGCAAACAGCTGCCGCTCGGCCCACAGCTGCTGGGCCGCGTGCTCGATGGCGCGGGCAAACCGCTCGACGGCCTGCCCTCCCCCGATACCGAAACCACCGGCGCGCTGATGACGCCGCCGTTCAACCCGCTGCAACGCACCCCGATTGAAGATGTGCTGGACGTGGGCGTGCGCCCGATTAACGCCCTGCTGACGGTGGGACGCGGCCAGCGTATGGGTCTTTTCGCGGGTTCCGGCGTCGGTAAATCGGTGCTGCTCGGCATGATGGCGCGCTACACCCAGGCGGATGTCATCGTCGTGGGGCTGATTGGCGAACGTGGCCGCGAAGTAAAAGATTTTATCGAGAACATCCTCGGTGCCGAAGGGCGCGCGCGCTCTGTGGTGATAGCCGCCCCGGCGGATGTCTCTCCTTTATTACGTATGCAGGGCGCGGCGTATGCCACCCGCATCGCGGAAGATTTTCGCGACCGTGGCCAGCACGTACTGCTGATCATGGATTCCCTGACCCGTTACGCGATGGCGCAGCGTGAGATTGCGCTGGCTATCGGCGAGCCGCCCGCAACCAAAGGCTATCCGCCTTCCGTCTTCGCCAAACTGCCCGCGCTGGTGGAACGCGCCGGTAACGGCATCACCGGCGGCGGGTCGATTACCGCGTTTTATACCGTACTGACCGAAGGCGACGACCAGCAGGATCCGATCGCCGACTCCGCGCGCGCCATCCTCGACGGCCACATTGTGCTGTCGCGCCGCCTCGCGGAAGCCGGACACTACCCGGCTATTGATATTGAAGCGTCCATCAGCCGCGTGATGACTTCCATCATCAGCGAGTCGCACTACGCGCGCGTGCGGAACTTCAAACAGCTGCTCTCAAGTTTCCAGCGCAACCGTGACCTGGTGAGCGTTGGTGCTTACGCCAAAGGCAGCGATCCGATGCTGGATCGCGCCATTACGCTGTGGCCGCAACTGGAAGCGTTTCTGCAGCAAGGTATTTACGAACGTTCCGATGTCGAGGATGCGTTACAGGCACTGGAACTTATCTTCCCGTCAGTATGA
- the fliH gene encoding flagellar assembly protein FliH gives MSNKLPWQRWMPDDLAPPVMQEFTAFDETVIGEREEVDEEQLRLQQQQQALVMMQTQAHEQGYNAGLAEGRQQGFEQGRQEGYAKGLEQGLAEARAQQGPIHARMQQLVSEFQYTLDALDSVIASRLMQMALEAARQVIGHVQVDNNHLIKQIQTLLQQEPLFSGKPQLRVHPDDLQRVEEMLGATLSLHGWRLRGDPTLHPGGCKVSADEGDLDASVATRWQELCRLAAPGVV, from the coding sequence ATGTCTAATAAGCTTCCCTGGCAGCGCTGGATGCCTGATGACCTCGCTCCGCCCGTTATGCAGGAATTTACGGCATTCGACGAGACGGTCATCGGTGAACGCGAAGAGGTCGACGAAGAACAGTTACGCCTGCAACAACAGCAGCAGGCGCTGGTGATGATGCAAACCCAGGCGCATGAGCAAGGCTATAACGCCGGGCTCGCCGAGGGGCGTCAGCAGGGCTTCGAACAGGGCCGCCAGGAAGGCTATGCGAAAGGTCTCGAACAGGGGCTCGCGGAAGCGCGCGCCCAGCAGGGGCCAATCCACGCACGTATGCAGCAGCTGGTGAGCGAGTTCCAGTACACGCTGGACGCGCTCGACAGCGTTATCGCTTCACGCCTGATGCAGATGGCGCTGGAAGCGGCGCGTCAGGTCATCGGCCACGTGCAGGTTGATAACAACCACCTGATCAAGCAGATCCAGACGCTGTTGCAGCAGGAGCCGCTGTTTAGCGGTAAACCGCAGCTGCGCGTGCATCCGGACGATTTACAGCGCGTCGAAGAGATGCTCGGCGCGACCTTAAGCCTGCACGGCTGGCGGCTGCGCGGCGACCCGACGCTGCATCCGGGCGGCTGCAAAGTCTCCGCCGATGAAGGCGATCTCGACGCCAGCGTGGCGACGCGCTGGCAGGAACTGTGCCGCCTGGCCGCACCAGGAGTGGTGTAA
- the dsrB gene encoding protein DsrB, producing MNVNDRVTVKTDGGPRRPGVVLAVEPFNEGTMYLVSLEEYPLGIWFFNEKDHPDGVFVEKVE from the coding sequence ATGAACGTTAACGATCGGGTTACCGTCAAAACGGATGGCGGGCCGCGCCGCCCTGGCGTGGTGCTGGCCGTAGAGCCTTTCAATGAAGGCACCATGTATCTGGTTTCGCTGGAAGAATATCCGCTGGGAATATGGTTCTTTAATGAAAAAGATCACCCGGACGGGGTATTTGTCGAAAAGGTAGAATAA
- the fliJ gene encoding flagellar export protein FliJ, translated as MKQNGALNTLKDMAEKEVDDAALRLGEMRRGCQQAQEQLSMLMNYQQEYRNNLNQTMTQGIASNRWVNYQQFIQTLEKAIEQHRLQLSQWNNKVDQALSFWKEKKQRLQAWQTLQDRHASAAMLAENRLDQKRMDEFAQRASMRKGE; from the coding sequence ATGAAACAGAATGGCGCGCTGAACACGCTTAAAGATATGGCTGAGAAAGAAGTCGACGATGCCGCGTTGCGGCTTGGCGAAATGCGCCGCGGTTGCCAGCAGGCGCAGGAGCAGCTGTCGATGCTGATGAACTATCAGCAGGAATATCGCAATAACCTGAATCAGACGATGACGCAGGGTATTGCCAGTAACCGCTGGGTCAATTACCAGCAGTTTATCCAGACGCTGGAGAAAGCGATTGAACAGCATCGCCTCCAGCTGTCGCAGTGGAATAACAAAGTCGATCAGGCGCTCTCGTTCTGGAAAGAGAAAAAGCAGCGTCTTCAGGCCTGGCAAACGCTTCAGGACCGGCACGCCAGCGCGGCGATGCTGGCGGAAAACCGGCTCGATCAAAAAAGAATGGATGAATTTGCCCAGCGGGCATCAATGAGGAAAGGCGAATGA
- the fliR gene encoding flagellar biosynthetic protein FliR has protein sequence MLQFTSDQWLHWLTLYFWPLLRVLALISTAPILSERAISIRVKIGLALLITIALAPNIPGSNVPIFSLEGLWLGLQQILIGIAVGFTMQFAFAAVRTAGELIGLQMGLSFATFFDPGSRLNMPVLARFIDMLAMLLFLTLNGHLWLISILADTFHTLPISGEAINSNAFMALTRAGSLIFINGVMLALPLITLLLSLNLALGLLNRMAPQLTVFAIGFPLTLSIGIIVMAALMPLIAPFCEHLFAEIFHLLTDIVSEIPAKG, from the coding sequence ATGCTGCAATTCACCAGCGACCAGTGGCTTCACTGGCTGACTCTGTACTTCTGGCCGCTGCTGCGCGTGCTGGCGCTGATCAGCACCGCGCCAATTCTCAGCGAGCGCGCTATCAGCATTCGCGTCAAGATTGGTCTTGCGCTGCTGATAACTATTGCGCTCGCGCCGAATATTCCTGGCAGTAACGTGCCGATTTTCTCGCTCGAAGGCTTGTGGCTGGGGCTGCAGCAGATCCTGATCGGAATCGCCGTCGGCTTTACGATGCAGTTCGCGTTCGCCGCGGTGCGTACCGCAGGCGAGCTTATCGGTCTGCAAATGGGCCTGTCGTTCGCCACCTTTTTCGATCCGGGCAGCCGCCTGAATATGCCGGTGCTGGCGCGCTTTATCGATATGCTGGCGATGCTGCTGTTCCTGACGCTCAACGGTCACCTGTGGCTTATCTCCATTCTTGCCGATACGTTTCATACGCTGCCAATCAGCGGCGAGGCGATTAACAGCAACGCCTTTATGGCGCTGACGCGTGCCGGCAGCCTGATTTTCATCAACGGCGTGATGCTGGCGCTGCCGCTCATTACGCTGCTGCTGTCGCTGAACCTGGCGCTCGGCCTGTTAAACCGTATGGCCCCGCAGCTTACCGTCTTCGCGATCGGCTTCCCGCTGACCCTCAGTATCGGGATTATCGTGATGGCGGCGTTAATGCCCTTAATAGCACCGTTCTGTGAACATTTATTCGCAGAAATATTTCACTTGTTGACTGATATCGTTAGCGAAATACCTGCTAAGGGTTAA
- the fliM gene encoding flagellar motor switch protein FliM encodes MGDSILSQAEIDALLNGDSDQSAEQQASVGDGDIRPYDPNTQRRVVRERLQALEIINERFARQFRMGLFNLLRRSPDITVGAIRIQPYHEFARNLPVPTNLNLIHLKPLRGTGLFVFSPSLVFIAVDNLFGGDGRFPTKVEGREFTHTEQRVINRMLKLALEAYSDAWKAINPLDVEYVRSEMQVKFTNITTSPNDIVVNTPFHVEIGNLTGEFNICLPFSMIEPLRELLVNPPLENSRQEDQNWRDTLVRQVQHSELELIANFAEIPLRLSKILKLKPGDVLPIDKPDRILVHVDGVPVLTSQYGTVSGQYALRVEHLINPILNSLNEEQPNE; translated from the coding sequence ATGGGCGACAGCATTCTTTCTCAAGCCGAAATCGATGCGCTGTTAAACGGCGACAGCGACCAGAGCGCGGAACAGCAAGCGTCGGTGGGCGATGGCGACATCCGCCCCTACGATCCCAATACCCAGCGTCGCGTGGTGCGCGAGCGCCTCCAGGCGCTGGAGATTATCAACGAACGCTTTGCGCGCCAGTTCCGTATGGGGTTGTTTAACCTGTTGCGCCGCAGCCCGGACATTACCGTGGGGGCCATTCGCATTCAGCCCTACCACGAGTTTGCCCGCAACCTGCCGGTGCCGACCAACCTTAACCTGATTCATTTAAAACCGCTGCGCGGCACCGGCCTGTTTGTGTTCTCGCCAAGCCTGGTATTTATCGCGGTGGATAACCTGTTCGGCGGTGATGGCCGCTTCCCGACTAAAGTGGAAGGCCGTGAATTCACCCATACCGAACAGCGCGTCATCAACCGTATGCTCAAGCTGGCGCTTGAAGCCTACAGCGACGCGTGGAAAGCGATTAACCCGCTGGACGTAGAGTATGTGCGTTCAGAAATGCAGGTGAAATTCACCAATATCACCACCTCGCCGAACGATATCGTGGTTAACACCCCGTTTCACGTCGAGATTGGTAACCTGACCGGCGAGTTTAATATTTGCCTGCCGTTCAGCATGATTGAGCCGCTGCGTGAACTGCTGGTCAACCCGCCGCTGGAAAACTCCCGCCAGGAAGACCAAAACTGGCGCGACACTCTGGTGCGTCAGGTACAGCATTCAGAGCTGGAGTTGATTGCCAACTTCGCCGAGATCCCGCTGCGACTGTCGAAGATTCTGAAGCTGAAGCCAGGCGACGTGCTGCCCATCGACAAGCCGGATCGCATTCTGGTGCACGTGGATGGCGTGCCGGTTCTCACCAGCCAGTACGGCACCGTGAGCGGACAATATGCCCTGCGCGTTGAACATTTGATCAACCCAATTTTGAATTCGCTGAATGAGGAACAGCCCAATGAGTGA
- a CDS encoding mannosyl-3-phosphoglycerate phosphatase-related protein — MAHLNDDLLVITDLDGTLLDPNTHEWTPAQAWLARLIDHQVPVVLSSTKTAAEIIALQESLGLQGQPFIAENGAIIQLDARWEESPDFPRLLNGVPHDEILDVINRLRDEHGYKLFCFSDVDDKTIAEWTGLSPKLAAMANLLEASETVIWRDSDENLARFTASLEALGLMMIEGGRFWHVLDARGGKGQAVNWLKEEYRKREGRLRTTLGLGDGPDDASLLDNVDFAVVVKGLSRQGVVLKNEDPQRVYRTQESGPAGFREGLDHFLGKA; from the coding sequence ATGGCGCATCTGAATGACGATTTGCTGGTGATTACCGACCTTGACGGCACCCTGCTCGACCCGAATACCCATGAGTGGACGCCCGCGCAGGCGTGGCTTGCCCGCTTAATCGACCATCAGGTGCCGGTGGTGCTCTCCAGCACCAAAACGGCGGCGGAAATTATCGCGTTGCAGGAGTCGCTGGGGTTGCAGGGCCAGCCGTTTATCGCCGAAAACGGCGCGATTATTCAGCTCGACGCCCGCTGGGAAGAGAGCCCCGACTTTCCCCGCCTGCTCAACGGCGTGCCCCATGACGAGATCCTGGACGTTATCAACCGCCTGCGCGACGAGCACGGCTATAAGCTCTTCTGTTTTAGCGATGTGGACGACAAAACCATCGCCGAATGGACGGGCCTTAGCCCGAAGCTCGCCGCGATGGCGAACCTGCTGGAAGCCTCGGAAACGGTTATCTGGCGCGACAGCGATGAAAACCTTGCGCGCTTTACCGCAAGCCTTGAAGCGCTCGGTCTGATGATGATTGAAGGCGGCCGTTTCTGGCATGTACTGGACGCGCGCGGCGGCAAGGGCCAGGCGGTGAACTGGCTTAAAGAGGAGTACCGCAAGCGGGAAGGCAGGCTTCGCACTACGCTTGGTCTGGGCGACGGGCCGGATGACGCTTCGCTGCTGGATAACGTCGATTTCGCGGTAGTGGTAAAAGGGCTGAGCCGTCAGGGCGTGGTGCTGAAAAACGAAGATCCGCAGCGCGTTTACCGCACGCAGGAAAGCGGCCCGGCGGGCTTTCGCGAAGGGCTCGATCACTTTCTGGGTAAGGCGTAA
- the fliN gene encoding flagellar motor switch protein FliN has product MSDINKPSDENAGEMDDLWADALNEQKSTSTGDAADDLWADALSEQKTAGKSSADSVFRALEGGDMVGALQDINLIMDIPVKLTVELGRTRMTIKELLRLTQGSVVALDGLAGEPLDILINGYLIAQGEVVVVADKYGVRITDIITPSERMRRLSR; this is encoded by the coding sequence ATGAGTGACATTAACAAACCGTCCGATGAAAACGCAGGTGAAATGGACGATCTGTGGGCTGATGCATTGAACGAACAAAAAAGCACCAGCACCGGCGACGCCGCAGACGATCTGTGGGCCGATGCGTTGAGCGAGCAGAAAACCGCAGGCAAAAGTTCAGCAGACAGCGTGTTCCGCGCGCTGGAAGGCGGCGACATGGTCGGCGCGCTGCAGGATATCAACCTGATTATGGATATCCCGGTGAAACTCACCGTGGAGCTGGGCCGCACCCGTATGACCATCAAAGAGCTGCTGCGTCTGACGCAGGGTTCCGTGGTCGCGCTGGACGGTCTTGCCGGTGAACCGCTGGACATCCTCATCAACGGTTACCTGATTGCCCAGGGTGAAGTCGTGGTCGTCGCCGATAAATACGGCGTGCGCATCACCGATATCATCACCCCGTCAGAACGTATGCGTCGCCTGAGTCGTTAA
- the fliO gene encoding flagellar biosynthetic protein FliO, which yields MKNQTTVPQPAMPDAGSSLIQVSGALTLIILFILLFAWMAKRFGFTAKTAGMRGLKLNSSLSLGAREKIVIVEVEDARLVLGVTATSITPLHTLPPAPPAPEQETVPAGEFQNLMKNLLKRSGRK from the coding sequence ATGAAAAATCAGACCACAGTTCCACAGCCGGCCATGCCCGATGCCGGCTCATCCTTAATCCAGGTAAGCGGCGCATTAACGCTGATTATCCTCTTTATTCTGCTGTTTGCCTGGATGGCAAAGCGTTTTGGCTTTACCGCTAAAACCGCCGGGATGCGTGGTCTGAAGCTTAACAGCAGCCTGAGCCTCGGGGCTCGTGAAAAGATTGTGATTGTCGAAGTGGAAGACGCCCGCCTGGTGCTGGGCGTGACCGCCACCTCGATTACCCCGCTGCATACTCTCCCGCCTGCGCCCCCTGCGCCAGAGCAGGAGACCGTGCCAGCCGGTGAGTTCCAGAACCTGATGAAGAATCTGCTTAAGCGTAGCGGGAGAAAGTAA
- the rcsA gene encoding transcriptional regulator RcsA — MSTIIMDLCSYTRLGLTDYLSSRGVRKRQIFHADSVDNLEQACQVRKPHVVFINEDCFIHDPVSSQHIKHIINQHPGTLFIVFMAIANIHFDEYLRVRKNLLISSKSIKPESLDAILGDYLTKDMQCIGKISLPTLSLSRTESSMLRMWMSGQDTIQISDQMNIKAKTVSSHKGNIKRKIKTHNKQVIYHVVRLTDNVTNGIFVNMR, encoded by the coding sequence ATGTCAACGATTATTATGGATCTCTGCAGCTATACCAGGCTCGGGCTAACCGATTATTTATCATCGAGAGGAGTGCGAAAAAGACAGATATTTCATGCTGATAGCGTGGATAATCTGGAACAAGCCTGTCAGGTACGCAAACCCCATGTGGTGTTTATTAATGAAGACTGTTTTATTCACGACCCGGTGAGCAGTCAGCATATAAAGCACATCATTAATCAGCATCCCGGTACGTTATTTATCGTTTTTATGGCGATTGCCAATATTCACTTCGATGAATATTTACGGGTGCGTAAGAATCTGTTAATTAGCTCTAAATCGATTAAACCAGAGTCGCTGGATGCCATTCTGGGAGATTATTTAACCAAAGATATGCAGTGCATCGGCAAAATAAGTTTGCCTACACTTTCTTTAAGCCGTACTGAATCCAGTATGCTGAGAATGTGGATGTCTGGCCAGGATACGATTCAGATTTCCGATCAGATGAATATTAAGGCCAAGACCGTTTCGTCACACAAAGGCAATATAAAACGCAAAATCAAGACCCATAATAAGCAAGTGATCTATCATGTCGTCCGGTTGACCGATAACGTCACCAACGGCATTTTTGTGAATATGCGCTAA